The genomic stretch CAAGAAACGCTTCAAAGAATTTAAGGAATGAAACCCTAATTTAAGTAATAAAGTTTTATCAGACTGCCTTAAAAATTTGGAGAACAATGGACTTATTGAAAAGAAAATAATAAATTCTAAACCGATTTCTACTGAATATCATTTAACTGAAAATGGAAAATCATTAAATCGAGTTATATACGAACTTGCAGTTTTTGCTTTAAAAGAAAGTGTCGACGAAGAATATGCCAATGAATCCACTCGTATGCAGATAAAACAAAATTTTAAGGAAACATTACAGATTAATGACTAAAAGGAATGCATAATTAAAGTTATAATTCTTCAAAGGTGCTATTTTGACTCTTAAAAATGATTTAATCTCAAAAATATCTGATAAAAATGTTAATATCCATGAATTCGTTCAAATTGTGATTAATGACGGATCTATACGGGATGAAATAGTAAATCAGATGTTGAATAACAAAAATATAATGGTGTACTATCATTCCTATTATATCATATCTAAAGCCAGTGAATTAAAGCCAGAAATGTTTTATAAATATTGGGATGAGTTTGTTTCACTGTTAAATCATGAAAATTCGTATCATCGAGATTTTGGCCTAACTTTAACTGCCAATTTAACAGAAGTGGATAAAGAAAATAAATTTTCTTCTATATTTGAAGATTATTTTAAATGCATCAACGATTCAAAATTCATGACTGCCAGACATTGCATTCAAAATACAGCAAAGATTCTTGCAAATAAACACGAATTAAAAGATGACGTAATAAATATGCTATTGGATATAGATAATCGATGCAATTTTCCCCAAAAACAAAAAGCTTTATTAAAATCAGATGTTATAGGCGTGTTTGATGAATTTTATGGCAAAATAACCAGTAAAGAAAGAATAAATGAATTCGTGAAAACTGAATTAGATAGTATTAGCCCCAAAACTAAAAAAAGAGCCAGAGAATTTATTTTGAAGTATGAATTTTAAAATTTTTAATGGCTTTTTTAAAAATATGGCAGAGATAGTATGAAAACTTGGAATACCGAAAATTGCACAATCTACCAACTACTAAAAGATAGAAGCAATTCCTTCCTAATTAACCAGGGAAATAATTACATTCTTGTTGATACAGGCCATAAAAACTCATATAAAGGACTAAAAACCAAACTTGACGAACTTTTAGGCGAAAATAAATTATCATGTTTAATATTAACTCATACTCATTTTGACCATGCAGAAAACGCGTCCAGAATAAAAGAAATGTATAAATGCCCAATAATTGCCCATGAAAGCGAAGCAGACTATTTAAAACATGGAAATACTCCTTTACCGAAAGGAACTAACATTCTAACCAGATTTTTAATAAAATCAGTTGTAAAACGTGTGAATCCACAATCTGAATATGAAACTGCTACTCCTGACATTCTTGTATGTGAAAACTATGATTTATGGCCCTTAGGATTTAATGCATACATCATTCACACTCCAGGCCATACAATCGGCTCTATGAGCATTATTATTGATAGTGAAGTAGCTCTTGTGGGAGATACACTGTTCGGAGTGTTTAACTGGTCAACATATCCTCCTTTTGCTGATGATCCTAAAACTATGATTAAAAGCTGGGGAAAACTACTTAGTACTGATTGTAGACTCTTTTTACCAGGTCATGGGAGAAAAATTAGTCGTAGACTGTTGGAAAAACAATATGAGAAACATAAAAGGTAATAATAGAGAACCTAATAAAAAAGATAAATACTATCTTTAAAGGGGTGAAATGATGAAATTTCAAAGAGGAAGTTTATTTAAACCAGAAAAAGAGTATTATAAAATTGCTGGAATTTTATTGTTAATAGGCAGTGTGCAGTTTTTTCTATCAGTTACTCTAGCAGAAGCATTATTTCCAGGTTATAGTGTCAGAAACAACACCTTAAGCCATCTTGGAGGATCAATACCTGTTTTAGAGCCATCTGCAGCCATATTTAACTTCAGTGTTATTTTACTTGGAATTTTAAGTCTGGCAGCCGTTTATCTAATCCTTAAAAGTGGTGGTTGTCGTCTTTTCTCATCATGCCTTGCAATTTCTGCTGTAGGCGCCCTTGGAGTTGGATTATTCCCTGCATATACTGGAAACCCTCACTTATTTTTTGCCTCTTTAGCATTCCTCTTCGGAAGCTTAACAGCCATATTCAGTTACCGGTTGGGCCTTAACATTCCAATAGTTATAGTATCCATGGTAATAGGTTTAGTATCGCTTTTAAGTCTCCTCTCACTCTTCATTTTAGGTCCTGGAACCACTAACCCTCTTATATTATATTTGGGAATTGGAGGTACTGAACGGTTCATTGCCTATCCATCACTCTTTTATCTTGCCGCACTTGGAGGTTACCTTACAAGCAGAGGAGAAGATTGGGTTAGAATTAGGTTCACCGATGGATACTGGTGAAATATTTCAAAATAAAGGAGTGAATTATTAGAATAATTTCTAATTAAATGTGAAATCAAGTGAGATGATAAAATGACTAATACCATTAATAAAAACAAT from Methanobacterium sp. encodes the following:
- a CDS encoding MBL fold metallo-hydrolase, with the translated sequence MKTWNTENCTIYQLLKDRSNSFLINQGNNYILVDTGHKNSYKGLKTKLDELLGENKLSCLILTHTHFDHAENASRIKEMYKCPIIAHESEADYLKHGNTPLPKGTNILTRFLIKSVVKRVNPQSEYETATPDILVCENYDLWPLGFNAYIIHTPGHTIGSMSIIIDSEVALVGDTLFGVFNWSTYPPFADDPKTMIKSWGKLLSTDCRLFLPGHGRKISRRLLEKQYEKHKR
- a CDS encoding DUF998 domain-containing protein; translation: MKFQRGSLFKPEKEYYKIAGILLLIGSVQFFLSVTLAEALFPGYSVRNNTLSHLGGSIPVLEPSAAIFNFSVILLGILSLAAVYLILKSGGCRLFSSCLAISAVGALGVGLFPAYTGNPHLFFASLAFLFGSLTAIFSYRLGLNIPIVIVSMVIGLVSLLSLLSLFILGPGTTNPLILYLGIGGTERFIAYPSLFYLAALGGYLTSRGEDWVRIRFTDGYW